The following proteins are encoded in a genomic region of Phragmites australis chromosome 9, lpPhrAust1.1, whole genome shotgun sequence:
- the LOC133929868 gene encoding patellin-2-like — MGCGGSKDDVATGNTTASAGGKLLRRKSSVPTSHTSSSSSSGKTGVVVKDVVKETAAGEAKEDVVEVTSTEKSIAASVVEEKTEEVVVVKKDVADDVADAAPAIEFTVTEAVAAPAPEAEQVKKAEEQQLPESFMADVEPPKVDEAKEVVLNDEEERKVEKVEESKNVEEKVMSPAVPLRQMRTYVESVGQQNSTTEPVEAKPVDQHKVEEVAVSESSEKKNNADAEQTTAAPSEPPAN; from the exons ATGGGTTGCGGTGGCTCCAAGGATGACGTGGCCACAGGCAACACCACCGCCAGCGCCGGCGGCAAGCTCCTCCGGAGGAAGTCATCCGTCCCCACCAGccacacctcctcctcctcgtcctccggCAAAACCGGCGTCGTCGTCAAGGACGTCGTGAAGGAGACGGCCGCCGGCGAGGCCAAGGAAGACGTCGTCGAGGTGACATCCACCGAGAAGTCCATCGCTGCTTCTGTCGTCGAAGAAAAAacagaggaggtggtggtggtgaagaaGGATGTCGCCGACGATGTTGCTGACGCTGCCCCTGCCATTGAGTTCACGGTGACCGAGGCCGTGGCGGCACCGGCGCCCGAAGCGGAGCAAGTCAAGAAGGCGGAGGAGCAGCAGCTGCCGGAGTCCTTCATGGCCGATGTGGAGCCGCCCAAGGTTGACGAGGCCAAGGAGGTGGTACTCAACgatgaggaggagaggaaggtaGAGAAGGTTGAGGAGAGCAAAAACGTCGAGGAGAAGGTGATGTCTCCTGCAGTCCCGCTCCGACAAATGCGGACGTACG TTGAATCAGTTGGGCAGCAGAACAGTACCACGGAGCCCGTGGAGGCCAAACCGGTCGACCAGCACAAGGTAGAGGAGGTGGCCGTCTCAGAATCGTCGGAGAAGAAGAACAACGCCGACGCCGAACAAACCACCGCCGCACCAAGTGAACCGCCGGCCAACTAA
- the LOC133928777 gene encoding vesicle-associated protein 2-2-like isoform X1, with protein sequence MGSEDVLVEIHPRELRFLFEVKKQSSCSVHLANRSDQYVAFKIKTTSPKRYCVRPNVGVILPRASQHFVVTMQAQKNAPPDLQIKDKFLVQTTVVPFGTADEDIVPAFFSKETDQYIEENKLRVVLVSTSQPQEEQLITGVAHAKSTVEVPMAEEILDNMNEVPNVVNEVHHPLKASYPPLRETPAILSEIPSPVKESRTVLQDFLVPSKEAPFSLTESAPILKETSAVSVESHYSSTKTSATLNESPPLKDTPAPRELAILSDKGPANAENLDLSHQVTEDVQNLQSKLNNLEAKLEDAETLIVKLREETRTTIQERDKLQKDMVFLKRGQAGFPLLFVLYMAFVGMSLGYLLHVLEMRHLGVAELSGSG encoded by the exons atgggcAGCGAGGACGTCCTCGTCGAGATCCACCCCCGCGAGCTCCGCTTCCTCT TTGAGGTGAAGAAGCAGAGTTCATGTTCTGTCCATCTAGCGAACAGATCAGATCAATATGTTGCATTTAAG ATCAAAACAACTTCTCCAAAAAGATACTGTGTTCGGCCAAATGTAGGAGTTATTCTTCCAAGGGCATCACAACATTTTGTAG TTACTATGCAAGCGCAAAAGAATGCTCCACCAGATCTGCAAATAAAAGACAAGTTCCTTGTGCAGACAACAGTTGTTCCTTTTGGTACAGCTGATGAAGACATTGTTCCTGCTTTT TTTTCCAAAGAAACTGACCAGTATATTGAGGAGAATAAGCTGAGAGTTGTCCTTGTCAGCACGAGTCAGCCTCAAGAAGAGCAACTCATCACTGGAGTTGCCCATGCCAAGTCAACAGTTGAGGTTCCTATGGCAGAAGAGATACTGGATAATATGAATGAAGTACCTAATGTGGTGAATGAAGTTCATCATCCCCTGAAAGCAAGCTATCCCCCTTTAAGGGAAACTCCTGCAATTTTGAGTGAAATTCCCTCCCCTGTAAAAGAAAGTCGTACTGTTCTGCAAGATTTTCTAGTCCCATCAAAAGAAGCTCCATTTAGTTTGACAGAATCTGCTCCCATTTTGAAAGAAACCTCTGCTGTCTCTGTTGAGTCTCATTATTCTTCAACAAAAACAAGTGCAACCTTAAACGAATCTCCACCATTGAAAGATACTCCTGCCCCACGAGAACTTGCAATTTTAAGTGATAAAGGACCTGCCAATGCTGAGAACCTTGATCTATCTCAT CAGGTAACCGAAGATGTTCAGAATTTACAGTCGAAGCTTAATAATCTTGAAGCAAAACTAGAAGAT GCTGAAACTTTGATTGTAAAATTGAGGGAAGAGACCAGAACCACCATCCAAGAGCGGGACAAACTACAGAAAGATATG GTATTCTTGAAAAGGGGCCAGGCCGGTTTTCCGCTGCTGTTTGTCCTCTACATGGCATTTGTTGGCATGTCACTTGGTTACCTGTTGCACGTATTGGAGATGAGGCACCTGGGCGTAGCTGAGCTTTCTGGGAGCGGCTGA
- the LOC133928777 gene encoding vesicle-associated protein 2-2-like isoform X2 translates to MGSEDVLVEIHPRELRFLFEVKKQSSCSVHLANRSDQYVAFKIKTTSPKRYCVRPNVGVILPRASQHFVVTMQAQKNAPPDLQIKDKFLVQTTVVPFGTADEDIVPAFFSKETDQYIEENKLRVVLVSTSQPQEEQLITGVAHAKSTVEVPMAEEILDNMNEVPNVVNEVHHPLKASYPPLRETPAILSEIPSPVKESRTVLQDFLVPSKEAPFSLTESAPILKETSAVSVESHYSSTKTSATLNESPPLKDTPAPRELAILSDKGPANAENLDLSHVTEDVQNLQSKLNNLEAKLEDAETLIVKLREETRTTIQERDKLQKDMVFLKRGQAGFPLLFVLYMAFVGMSLGYLLHVLEMRHLGVAELSGSG, encoded by the exons atgggcAGCGAGGACGTCCTCGTCGAGATCCACCCCCGCGAGCTCCGCTTCCTCT TTGAGGTGAAGAAGCAGAGTTCATGTTCTGTCCATCTAGCGAACAGATCAGATCAATATGTTGCATTTAAG ATCAAAACAACTTCTCCAAAAAGATACTGTGTTCGGCCAAATGTAGGAGTTATTCTTCCAAGGGCATCACAACATTTTGTAG TTACTATGCAAGCGCAAAAGAATGCTCCACCAGATCTGCAAATAAAAGACAAGTTCCTTGTGCAGACAACAGTTGTTCCTTTTGGTACAGCTGATGAAGACATTGTTCCTGCTTTT TTTTCCAAAGAAACTGACCAGTATATTGAGGAGAATAAGCTGAGAGTTGTCCTTGTCAGCACGAGTCAGCCTCAAGAAGAGCAACTCATCACTGGAGTTGCCCATGCCAAGTCAACAGTTGAGGTTCCTATGGCAGAAGAGATACTGGATAATATGAATGAAGTACCTAATGTGGTGAATGAAGTTCATCATCCCCTGAAAGCAAGCTATCCCCCTTTAAGGGAAACTCCTGCAATTTTGAGTGAAATTCCCTCCCCTGTAAAAGAAAGTCGTACTGTTCTGCAAGATTTTCTAGTCCCATCAAAAGAAGCTCCATTTAGTTTGACAGAATCTGCTCCCATTTTGAAAGAAACCTCTGCTGTCTCTGTTGAGTCTCATTATTCTTCAACAAAAACAAGTGCAACCTTAAACGAATCTCCACCATTGAAAGATACTCCTGCCCCACGAGAACTTGCAATTTTAAGTGATAAAGGACCTGCCAATGCTGAGAACCTTGATCTATCTCAT GTAACCGAAGATGTTCAGAATTTACAGTCGAAGCTTAATAATCTTGAAGCAAAACTAGAAGAT GCTGAAACTTTGATTGTAAAATTGAGGGAAGAGACCAGAACCACCATCCAAGAGCGGGACAAACTACAGAAAGATATG GTATTCTTGAAAAGGGGCCAGGCCGGTTTTCCGCTGCTGTTTGTCCTCTACATGGCATTTGTTGGCATGTCACTTGGTTACCTGTTGCACGTATTGGAGATGAGGCACCTGGGCGTAGCTGAGCTTTCTGGGAGCGGCTGA